A genomic region of Parus major isolate Abel chromosome 14, Parus_major1.1, whole genome shotgun sequence contains the following coding sequences:
- the ZP2 gene encoding zona pellucida sperm-binding protein 2: MGFEQQCWSISRMWLLLLFGFLLCLAPCADGLGDQDVLENVTCHRDRMEAEFSRELSNYTWHVHVVDVSGEEIVSCDYTVDYERLILSVPFVNCTSLKHGQHQLWLRLMVNETMGEETNITYSTHCDSIHVGEVITPVFAGATNCTKDFMAVTFPGLMSSLSDGHMVPAAPMSWNLSVDDGTRIHQLSLGQATQQGYNFLVDGHNLIFQVAFAAAGVVSYKHNDKVLYTVALKLMYGPPERRLTVESRMLCAPGPAMCNATHMTVAIPAFPGILMDVDVENKTIPMDQLQENGITLDTQRGVRLYISRGVLKSRLPGESCSGLQYYMSSLKLAFHFHGETVAMVMHPECPCERHTPIAAVCTQDGYMDFEILAESTTPLLDLDTLRLRDPVCRPAYKSPLNDRVRFHVPLNGCGTRHWFDGERIHYENEVRALWTDLPLGRISRDSELRLTVRCSFSNGDASLTVKVDNLSPPPSSVNQGSLSLVLLSYPEDSYRQPYREDQYPIVRYLRQPIFLEVQVLNRNDPNLHLVLDDCWATASQDPRSLPQWNVVVDGCEYDLDSYRTVFHPVGRGVSHANYRQRLEVKTFVFVSGDKALPGLVYFHCSVLICHRFHPDSPLCIPRCPRPSRSKRESGMAAVNSAVVSLGGPVLFVPEEWSAAQGSTLLSKEAWAGIAMTAVGVLSLATMLLFLAFLKFLKRRAYMVNVVC; encoded by the exons ATGGGGTttgagcagcagtgctggagcatcTCAAGGATGTG GTTGCTGCTCCTGTTTGGGTTTCTGCTGTGCTTAGCCCCTTGTGCTGATGGCCTGGGGGATCAGGATGTCTTGG AGAATGTGACCTGTCATAGGGATAGGATGGAAGCTGAGTTTTCCAGAGAACTTAGCAACTACACCTGGCATGTGCATGTTGTTG ATGTGAGTGGTGAGGAGATCGTGTCCTGTGACTACACTGTGGATTATGAGAGGCTGATACTCAGTGTCCCATTTGTGAACTGTACCAGCCTGAAG CATGGTCAGCACCAGCTCTGGTTGAGGCTGATGGTGAATGAAACAATGGGAGAGGAGACGAATATCACCTACAGCACTCACTGTGACAGCATTCATGTGGGTGAAGTCATTACTCCTGTGTTTGCTGGTGCAACAAACTGCACAAAAGACTTTATGGCA GTTACCTTCCCAGGACTCATGTCAAGTCTCAGTGATGGGCATATG GTTCCAGCAGCTCCAATGTCCTGGAATCTGTCAGTTGATGATGGAACCAGAATACATCAACTGAGCCTTGGGCAAGCAACACAGCAAGGCTATAACTTCCTAGTTGATGGCCACAACCTGATCTTTCAGGtggcctttgctgctgctggagttgtGTCCTACAAG CACAATGATAAGGTGCTCTACACTGTGGCACTCAAGCTCATGTATGGCCCTCCTGAGCGCAGACTGACTGTGGAGTCAAGAATGCTTTGTGCTCCAG GTCCAGCAATGTGTAATGCAACACACATGACTGTTGCCAtcccagcatttccagggatccttATGGATGTGGATGTAGAGAATAAGACCATCCCCATGGATCAACTTCAGGAAAATGGAATCACCCTGGACACACAGAGAGGGGTCAGGCTGTATATTAGCAGGGGAGTCCTGAAGTCCAGG CTACCTGGGGAGAGCTGCTCAGGACTTCAGTACTACATGTCTTCTTTGAAGCTGGCTTTTCACTTCCACGGGGAGACTGTGGCAATGGTGATGCACCCCGAGTGCCCCTGTGAGCGGCACACACCAATAG CTGCTGTATGCACCCAGGATGGGTACATGGATTTTGAAATCCTTGCTGAGAGCACCACACCACTGCTGGATTTGGATACACTCAGGCTCAGGGATCCTGTGTGCCGGCCAGCCTACAAGTCCCCCCTGAATGACAGGGTTCGGTTTCATGTCCCCCTCAATGGGTGTGGGACCAGGCATTGG TTTGATGGGGAGCGGATTCATTATGAGAATGAGGTGAGGGCATTATGGACAGACCTTCCCCTGGGCAGGATCTCAAGGGACAGTGAACTCAG GTTAACAGTCAGGTGCTCCTTCAGCAATGGTGATGCCTCTCTCACTGTAAAAGTAGATAACCTTTCTCCTCCACCTTCTTCAGTGAATCAAGGTTCCCTCTCCTTGGTTCTTCTAAGCTACCCAG AGGACTCGTACAGGCAGCCGTACCGTGAGGATCAGTATCCAATAGTGAGGTACCTGCGGCAGCCCATCTTCCTGGAAGTTCAGGTCCTGAACCGCAATGATCCCAACCTCCACTTGGTGCTGGATGACTGCTGGGCAACGGCCTCACAAGATCCAAGATCACTACCCCAGTGGAATGTTGTTGTAGATGG CTGTGAGTATGACCTAGACAGCTACAGGACTGTGTTTCACCCTGTGGGACGTGGTGTCAGCCATGCGAACTATCGCCAAAGGCTGGAAGTGAAGACGTTTGTCTTTGTCTCTGGTGACAAAGCCCTTCCTGGCCTG GTGTACTTCCACTGCAGTGTTCTCATCTGCCACCGTTTTCACCCGGACTCTCCACTGTGCATACCAAGATGCCCAAGGCCATCTAGAAGCAAGCGAG AAAGTGGGATGGCAGCTGTGAACTCTGCTGTGGTGAGCCTGGGGGGCCCTGTCCTCTTTGTACCAGAAGAATGGTCTGCAGCCCAAG GGAGCACTCTCCTGAGCAAGGAGGCATGGGCTGGCATTGCAATGACTGCTGTTGGTGTTCTCTCCCTGGCCACAATGCTActatttttggcttttcttaAATTCCTAAAGAGAAGAGCATACATGGTAAATGTGGTATGTTAG
- the TMEM159 gene encoding promethin, giving the protein MSKEMQELQKHWHSMMQTIHSNANVVAFMNSRVGQYLDDHPFVALSLLMFIAVSAVPVGFFLVFVVTTAVMACIGVIVMEGVVIAIGGIALLCVLCGLGALSVGVSGVLSVSYVALSTLVNYWCASRGQIRKQDVNGSIPQKQPVLDLSANTGKSE; this is encoded by the exons ATGTCTAAAGAAATGCAGGAACTACAGAAGCATTGGCACTCCATGATGCAGACCATCCACAGCAACGCAAAT GTTGTTGCCTTTATGAATTCTCGTGTTGGCCAATATTTAGATGACCATCCTTTTGTTGCCTTATCACTCCTGATGTTTATTGCAGTGTCAGCTGTTCCTGTTggatttttcctggtttttgttGTTACAACAGCTGTAATGGCCTGTATTGGTGTGATAGTCATGGAAG GTGTTGTCATAGCCATAGGTGGCATAGcccttctgtgtgtgctgtgtggcCTGGGAGCCCTGTCCGTGGGAGTTTCTGGAGTGCTGAGTGTTTCTTATGTTGCACTTTCAACTCTGGTCAACTACTGGTGTGCATCAAG GGGTCAGATAAGGAAGCAAGATGTTAATGGAAGTATACCACAGAAGCAGCCTGTCTTGGATCTTTCTGCCAATACTGGAAAGAGTGAATAA
- the ANKS4B gene encoding ankyrin repeat and SAM domain-containing protein 4B, with translation MSSRYHKAAADGNVDLLKEATRKDLNTSDEDGMTPTLLAAYHGYLEALEVICRRGGDPDKCDIWGNTPLHHAACNGHIHCVSFLINFGANIFALDNDLRTPLEAAASRDRKECVQILDKAATEQNLLNPKKVSKQKAQAQRNVERQVKECEKRQEKHQHEMNRNYIKEKVGTMDSSKGTHSRVKLPSLFASNTTSTLTKNLKDTLKLKTKKTANSTRRQETQRNDQEDDTHRRSVMHLFDEKEEDELLNDLEEKNLAGNDSQLSIFQRPGLGKIVFGRNLAAEVNPETVSSEKEDTRVTMASELFQYENAENGREDDDENSAGVPWNEEEVIWDDEETENTPLEVFLASQMLDEFLPVFMREKIDLDALMLCSDEDLQSIQMELGPRKKVLNAVNKRKLALKNPGKTVDTCL, from the exons atGTCGAGCAGGTACCACAAAGCAGCGGCCGATGGCAACGTGGACCTGTTGAAAGAGGCCACTAGGAAAGACCTCAACACTTCTGATGAGGATGGGATGACACCCACCCTTCTGGCAGCCTACCACGGGTACCTGGAAGCTCTGGAGGTCATTTGTCGGAGGGG GGGTGATCCAGACAAGTGTGACATCTGGGGGAACACGCCCCTGCACCACGCTGCCTGCAATGGCCACATCCACTGTGTCTCTTTTCTGATCAACTTTGGTGCCAACATCTTTGCTCTGGACAACGACCTGCGCACTCCCCTggaggcagctgccagcagggacCGCAAGGAGTGTGTCCAGATCCTGGACAAAGCTGCCACTGAGCAGAACTTGCTGAATCCAAAGAAGGTCTCCAAACAAAAGGCACAGGCCCAAAGGAACGTTGAGAGACAAGTCAAGGAATGTGAGAAGCGCCAAGAGAAACACCAGCATGAAATGAACCgaaattatattaaagaaaaGGTTGGCACAATGGATTCTTCCAAAGGAACACACTCCAGGGTAAAGTTGCCCAGTCTATTTGCTTCAAATACCACAAGTACTTTAACTAAAAACCTGAAAGATACCTTGAAACTCAAGACAAAAAAGACAGCCAACAGCACAAGAAGGcaggaaacacaaagaaatgacCAAGAGGACGATACCCATAGGAGAAGTGTGATGCATTTGTTTGATGAGAAAGAGGAGGATGAATTACTGAATGACCTCGAAGAGAAAAACCTTGCTGGTAATGACAGTCAGCTCTCCATTTTTCAGAGGCCAGGTCTTGGCAAGATTGTGTTTGGAAGGAATTTGGCTGCAGAGGTAAATCCTGAAACAGTGTCTTCTGAGAAAGAAGATACAAGAGTCACAATGGCCAGTGAGCTCTTCCAGTATGAAAATGCTGAGAATGGAAGGGAGGATGATGATGAAAACAGTGCTGGTGTCCCTTGGAATGAGGAAGAAGTCATTTGGGATGATGAGGAAACAGAGAATACGCCCCTTGAGGTATTTCTGGCATCACAGATGCTGGATGAATTTCTTCCAGTCTTCATGAGGGAAAAAATTGATTTAGATGCTCTGATGTTATGTTCTGATGAAGATCTACAGAGCATTCAGATGGAGCTTGGGCCAAGAAAGAAAGTCTTGAATGCtgtgaataaaagaaaactggCACTCAAGAACCCTGGAAAAACAGTAGATACttgtttataa
- the CRYM gene encoding ketimine reductase mu-crystallin → MGSTPPVFISAEEVEKHLHRASLLLPALEAALANFSAGAAGGVVQPVRTVLPVPRHGGYLGVMPAYSAADDALTTKLVTFYEHLKDSSVPSHQATVLLFDPSNGTLKAVLDGSVITAKRTAAVSAIATKLLMPAFAEVLCILGAGVQAYSHYDIFTELFTFKEVRIWNRTKEKAVKFASSVSGPVRVCSSAQEAVTGADVIVTVTMATTPILFGDWVKPGAHINAVGASRPDWRELDDELMKNSILFVDSRDAALTESGDVILSGAEIFAELGEVLKGTKPALPEKTTVFKSLGMAVEDTVAAKFVYDAWSAGN, encoded by the exons ATGGGCTCGACTCCGCCCGTGTTCATCAGCGCCGAAGAGGTGGAGAAGCACCTGCACCGTGCCAGCCTCCTGCTGCCGGCTCTGGAGGCCGCCCTGGCCAACTTCTCCGCGGGCGCGGCGGGCGGGGTGGTGCAGCCCGTGCGCACCGTGCTGCCCGTGCCCCGGCACGGCGG GTACCTCGGGGTCATGCCCGCCTACAGTGCTGCAGACGATGCGCTGACAACCAAGTTGGTGACTTTTTATGAGCACCTGAAGGACTCCTCTGTGCCTTCTCACCAAGCGACTGTCCTCCTATTTGACCCCAGCAATGGCACTTTGAAAGCT gtcttGGATGGCAGTGTCATTACAGCAAAACgaacagctgcagtttctgccatTGCTACCAAG TTGTTAATGCCAGCTTTTGCAGAAGTGCTGTGCATTTTGGGAGCTGGTGTTCAAGCATACAGCCATTATGATATCTTCACAGAGCTGTTCACATTTAAAGAG gTGAGGATATGGAATCGCACCAAGGAGAAGGCAGTGAAGTTTGCCAGTTCTGTCAGCGGTCCCGTGCGGGTCTGCTCCTCCGCCCAGGAGGCGGTGACAGGGGCTGATGTGATTGTGACAGTCACTATGGCAACAACTCCCATCCTGTTTGGAGACTGGGTGAAGCCAGGTGCCCACATCAATG CTGTTGGAGCAAGCAGACCAGACTGGAGAGAACTGGATGATGAACTGATGAAGAATTCCATTCTGTTTGTGGattccagggatgctgctctCACAGAATCAGGAGATGTTATTTTATCAGGG gcGGAAATTTTTGCTGAGCTGGGGGAGGTTTTGAAGGGTACAAAACCAGCCCTGCCTGAGAAAACAACAGTGTTTAAATCATTGG GGATGGCAGTTGAAGACACAGTAGCAGCAAAATTTGTTTATGATGCATGGTCAGCTGGTAACTGA